A window of Syngnathus acus chromosome 17, fSynAcu1.2, whole genome shotgun sequence genomic DNA:
CTCCAGTCGTCAGCAGGGCCGCAGCGAGACCGAGGAGTATTCGTCCGAGAGTGAGAGCGAAAGCGAGGATGAAGAGGAGTTGCAGATGATCCTGGAGGACCTTCAGAAGCAAAATGAGGAACTGGAGGTAAGGAGGAGGGAAAGAAATGCCTTGAAAGTGAATTCAAGCCATCATTTTTGGGAAATCTCATGAAGCTTAAGTCAAGTGTGCATGTTAACTCCACACGTTTTTTTATGCCACCATACGTAGAGGGAGAAAATGATCTCAGGACCAGATCGACTTAAGATTCTCACTGGTTTAAGATGCTCACATGATATGGTGGTTGTCGCCACGGTAACGCTGTAACTTTTGCGTCACAGAACAAGAACACCCACTTGAACCAGGCCATCCACGAGGAGCAGGAGGCCATCTTGGAGCTGCGGGTCCAGCTGCGCTTGCTCCAGAGCCACAAGCTGCAGCATGAGCTTGCAGCGCAGCCACCGCCAACGGCGGCAGAGCAAACCCACACGGCCGAGCAGCCGAGCCCGGAGGCCCGAGGTGGAGGCGGCGAGGAGCAAGCCAAAGTTTCCGACAGCAACGGTAGCAGTACAGCCACCGCTGCCCCCGTTGTGGCACCCGCCGGAAAGACGGTGAAGGATCCTCCCAAGCCGTCGCCCAGCAAAGACAGGCGGGACGGCAACATGTGAGGCAAAGTTGAAAGAACGGTGTTCACTTACTAACATACCATACGTAGTTTGTGCGTCAATGCTTTATCTTACGTGAGTGACTTATTGACCAAATCATTACAGATCTGGAAAGACCTTGCCCTGGCATTTAATATTATGTGAGTCAATCAAGTTTGTTGCGAATTTTGACATGGTTgactaaataattacaaatctGGAAAGGCTTTGAGGAGGCCTTTTGTATGACACTTGAGATGATCAAAAGGCTTGTGAATTTAATTTTGAACCTGCTTGGTCAATTTTGACGTTTTCAAGCAAGtattaacattttgtttgtcattaCTTCGTCTTACAGCGAGCGCATTGACTAAATAACTACAGATCTGGAAAGACCTTGGCATGGTCTTTGTAGTGTGTGTCAGTGAAGGTTCTTGCAAATTGATTTTTGACCTGGTTAATTGTGAATTTTATTGACTAATTAATTACAGAGCTGGAAAAGTCTCCCAGATGTTTGAGGCAGACATTTGTGGCTTGAACTGGTTAGTAACGTCTgacaggttgtttttttttcaacctgaaAACTAAATGATTTCATCTTTGCATCATCTTACATCAACATTATGACTAAATAATTCTACATCTTGGAAGCACACGATGATTCTCTTAACATGTGTGAGTCCATAAGGCTtgtttcaaattattattatttttttttattatacagATTTAGAAGCACTCATTAACACAAAACTTCGGCCTATGGGTCATGCTTGGCCCACAAGAAGGTTTGATGAGTCTAAAACTAACCAAGAAGCCCACAAATACTCTGAGACGGACGCTCATGTCATATATTTTGCCGTGTCACATATTTTCTTAAATTCATGTCAACAGTACACTGTGCCAAAATGAAGACTGatttaataaaagaaaacctATTTGAATACATATGATGgctcaaaatatttaaatcaaaGATATACctggattgaaaaaaaaaagctttatgGTAATATATTGTAGATAAATGGCTGGAAGGAGTGTTACTGTGCAATCATCTCCTTGGGAATTTTTATGATAGATAAGTGGTtcaaaagatggatggatgtcttTCTCATGCATTttgctatgttttttttttttttttacaatctaGTGTTCGCTTCTGGCTTGGTTGCgacatttcatattttccatttacattttattcccCCTCGTTAATTGTTTTATACATGCATTATTGGACTTGTATGCTTGCATCTGGTCTCATGATCGTGTTACGATTAAAACCTCCTGTGACTGAAACACTGATATGCTGTGAGGAATAAAGAAAGCATCCATTCTGAGTGACTTGTTCGATATCTATCCAAATATGGCcaaagaaatttgttttaactCTTTTCCGCCTGGCATTACCTAACTAGAAGTGTGAAATTTAGTGCTTCATACTCTTTCCTGCTCCATATTTGTTAGATTACACTGATCAAAACCTATTTTTAACCAGTGATGACTTTATGTGCCTTTCAAATGTATCTTTTGATTctgatttaaaagaaatggcttcacttttttttcctaatacATCAGGTTTTTGAAAATTgtcattcttttgtttttaagtttgacCACTGAAAGCTTCCACAGTATAGACGACCATACACCCTTAaattttatattgtattattatggAAACGAGGgctacggaagaggattaggacATTTGAGCTCGATTGAACACAAGGGAAAATAGCGCCCACTGGTGGTTCTTTCAAAGATATCCACACCAATCTACATACTTAAAACAATTTAATACAATACAAGCAGTGTGGTGGAGTAGCAGTGAATACGCATACACGtttttaatacatttgttATGTtcataataatactaataaataaataaataaataataaactggATCGATTTGTTAGCTCTGCACATTCGCAAGTCAGTCCGACGTCAGGCATTGTTAATCGAGCGACGAATCGCTCATGTCTCCAACAACGGTCGTCCCATCTGTTTATTGACTATCGGGACCCAACGTCAACCCTCGGGATGTTTTTGTCCTCCTTGGCTCGATCTGCGGTCTCTCAGACTGTGCGTaagagaaatattttgccaCTTTACGCGTATTTGTGGCTATTTTAGTCTCGCGCTAAGCTTGACTCTTCACAAGGGCAAAGCGGTGGAAGGCCGCTTAGCTAACAGCTAACGCGAGCATGCTAGCCGGTTGATTTTGCGAGGGGATACTTGTTTAAATCTTTACTGTCAATATTAATGAATGAAACAATAACTCAAGATGCTCGTTCTCTTCTTCTCAGGCGAGGTGTCTTCATCGATCTGCTGCTCGCGCAGGAGCTGGGGGCATCTTTGTGGTGAGTCAAGCGCTCGAGCTGGATTTGTAAATAACATCTGAACGTAATACGTTCACTTCTACGTTATAAGTTTgtttccataaaaaaaatttttttgccGTGGTAAAACCTCTAACCGTACAGATTCAATTTTTAATGAACAAACCAGCTCGCTTAGCTTTACTTCAGAACTAACATAATTGAGATTGATACAAATAGGTCCATTTCTCTACTTCGCTCACGTTCCACAAATTCAATATTAATCACAGTACCGTGTTAAGACCAATGTTGACACAAGATTGAAGAAGTCTGAGCTGCACTTGGAGTGATTCTTTGGCGTACCAGAAGAGGGACCTCGCGTGCCATTCGTGCGACTTGTGGCACAGTTTTGAGAAAAAGTAAAGGAAAAAAGCCACCTGTGGCGTTAATCGGTTGTTATGCCCACCGCACATATTCTCTCGCCGAGAGGATGATAATGGAAGGTTGTTATCTCCGAGCAAATTCCCAAAAGGTTGAAAATTTCCACTGGGATCTTGCTGCCCGCCTGCGAGATGGAAACATACCTTGGTTGCGCTGTCCCTTGACAGTGACGCCTCCGCAACACGTTTGTCTTGTTCTACTTGTCTAAAGTAAAAATGCCCTAAATGCATGAATTGTGGGCAATAATTAGGAAGAAATCCAGCGTCATGGAACAGATTGCGTTCCACTCTGGAGGTGGTGCCGCACTTTTGcagtgtttgcatttttttaaacaaatgcaTCGTCTTCTCTCCTGATCATCTTTTCAGCACAGAGACACGCCGGACAACAATGCCGACACGCCGTTCGAGTTCACCGAGGAGAATAAAAAGGTAACCGCTTCCAACTTGTAACGTTTTTCCTTACGACTGAAATGTCATATCTGCCACTACTTCTGCATTTCATCAAAGTTACTTCACCAAAACAGCTGTGAGAACATAACGTTCGTATTCACATTACTTTAGTACAGCTGAATTTATCGGTTGTGTTGTCATCCTCTGacatcttttcttttgtccacAGAGAATTGAAGCTATCATTTCCATGTACCCCATTGGCCACAAGCAAGCAGCCACCATCCCCGTGTTGGATTTGGCCCAGAGGCAACACGGATGGCTCCCCGTCAGCGTCATGAACAAAGCAAGTTTCGCCGTCACGGGTCATGAGAAAGCCAAAACGAAAGGGAAGGCCCTTTGACCAGCGTCGGTTGTGTCTGCCAGGTGGCCGAAGTCCTGGAAGTCGCTCCCATGAGGGTGTACGAGGTGGCCACCTTTTACACCATGTTCCTGCGCCAGCCCGTGGGCAAGTACTTCATCCAGATCTGCACCACCACGCCGTGCATGCTGTGCAACTCGGACAGCATCCTGGAGGCCATCAAGAACAAGCTAGGTGAGGAGGACAGACGCCTATCGACAGCGCGCACTTCATGAACACCGGCCCGAGTGGATTTTTTATGCGCGGGAACATACCGAGGGGAAAGAGAGCCACAGCACTGATGCACTTTTCAGAGGTTTTATTCAACACAGTGAGAAcagtaaaacacaaaagaactGCTGTCGGCCACAGCTTGCATGCAGACACGCTGAGACGCACACTCGCCGAAGCTCGAGCTGACCCAGTCAAGCGTTGTTCACAGGTATCAAGGTGGGCGAGACGACGGCGGACAAGATGTTCACGCTCATCGAAGTGGAATGCCTCGGCGCTTGTGTCAACGCGCCCATGGTGCAGATCAATGACAACTACTACGTGAGTGCCGCATCCATTCACAAGTTGCTGGTTTAGTAATTATGCTCACCTTGGTAACTACACAATGGCTTGTATCTCCAAAAACCTGAAAATATGTTTGTCCCCCTAGGAGGACCTCACCCCAAAGGACATAGAGGACATAATTGATGAGCTCAGAGCAGGCGGAGTCCCGCCACCAGGGCCCAGGTAAAATCCAAACTCGTTTTAGCTTATCCATGAACCCCGACTGACTGAGctcaattatttatatttgcattTCCTGATGCAGAAGTGGCCGTTTCTCCTGCGAGCCTGCCGGCGGACTGACCTCATTGACAGAACCTCCTAAAGGGCCCGGCTTTGGTGTGAGGCCGGACCTGTAGTAGACATGCTGATTCGTTGTCCAAAAGTagtatatgtaaataaattcaATGACTGTACCTGGTCAGTTTTATTATTCAGCTCCAACAGCCTATCCTTTGCTAACTACTTTGTTGCCTTCCTACCTTCCTTTTGGACCTCTTGTTTCCTTCTGTCCAATTCTTAACCCAAATTGGAttgtttttaacccagcaTTTTTAAGGGTGTTTATTCGCCTTCTCCAGACCGGGTTGCTCAAAATTCATCTGCCTTCCTTCCATTCATCCCACTGTCATTGTTCTTTAAGttatttgccattattcactgAGCCTGCAATTAAAAGGTGTACAGTACACCTACATTTGGCTCACCAAGTGAATGGAAACAGCCACCTTtgacaaatccaaacaaacaaaaacgcaTGACTGAAGGGAAGCCATTGCGCATGCTGAGCCCCTCTTGTCACACGCACCACTTTCATCATTGGCCCCGGTGGCGCTCTCGTGTCTCGCAGGGGATAGGTGCCTCCCCTCCCCGCTCTCGTGTCTCGCAGGGGATAGGTGCCTCCCCTCCCCATCTCCCCCTTTCCCGTCCGTTGCCAAAGCCTGCTCTGCAACATGTCATAAGGGCCTCCGCACATGCGCAAAATTGCATAAATAAGAGCCTCTGCGCATGTGCGTGATGCAAATGCCACTGCGCAACAGACATGGAACACATGGCTTGACGGTCTTTTGATGGAAGCATGGTGGCTTTTCGTAAAACAACATGCGAGGGGTAATTTCAAGGACTTTTGATAATACATTTCTTCCAGAAGGTTCTCCATTATAACACGATGACGTCAATGCTCTTCCtttctccccccctccccactcgAAAAACTGACACAACGCCCTTAAAGGTAGCACAACAGCATGGTGATTATTCTTACCAGCCCAACGTTTTACGCCGAGTAAACGCGGTTACATGCCCTTCACGCGTACTGTCGGAACTGCCCCGCCGTCAAAAACACCATAGAGGACGGGGGCCAGCAGCCAACACGCAGCCACGGCAAGAGAGACTTTTCAGCTCGACGTGAAGCTGGGGCTGCGTCACATGGTCTCTCGAACACCAATCGGAGGGGCCAGCTTGCGTCACGTGTCTCCCACGACCCAATCAGACGGGCCGCTGGCGTGTTTATGCTGGTCTTTTCTCGGCTGGTATGGAGGGAGGACGAGCGAACTGGCTGCGATGTTTTCAAAAGGCAACGAAGAACGTCACACTGCCGTAGGCAACGGTTTACGTCCGAGCATTTCCCCCTTTTGGAAGCGGGGGCgggttggggtggggggggacgaATAACTGTTTCACGTCAAGCCACCCACGGATGAGACGACGGCGGCCAACGTAGAAGGTAAGGCTTGTTGTTTATCCCCCCGGACGGCAAGGCGAAATCGTGCTAGTTACTGTTAGCCGCCGTGTGAGCGCCAAGCTAAATTGACGTACGTACGGGGGAACGTCTTTTCATGTCCTCTGACGTAGGGCTGCCACGTATGgtcatttgtattcattagCACCTACCCTAACTTGCGGGTCGGATATCTACGTCGGGCGTGGAAGAGCTGAAATGTCTCCCCAATTGGGTAGAAGAAGTCGTGGAGCTAGCTCAGATAGCTTCCTAGCTGGGGACgagaagagggaggggggggggggggtacaccACTGGTGAGGATCTGCGGTGGTGCTGGGGGCTTTTGTCTCGCTGTGCTGGGCTTGTTTTGCCCTCATGTTTGACACAATAAAACCGTAATGGACCATGTAGTAACATGCTAACTGTATCCAGATTGTTATTACTCAGCGTAATGTCAATTCAGTGGACATTTTAAGGCTTAGGAGCATAACCCCGCACTTGTGTTTAGGGTGGGCGCCGATCTATTGACAAAATGGCAAATGAAATGTCCTTTTAGATCCTTTACCATACACCATTAAATAACAGGAGTGTGATTTTGATTCCCAGTCACTCAGTCCAGCCTGACTGTGACATGCTGGGGGTGTGTTGCCTGCCTCCTAATACAAAAGGCGCCCGACTGTCTTTTTTACATGGCGACTACTCACACAAAACGTCTGCCTGCACTCTAAACTGTCACTTTAGGGGCCATAAAAATGCTCAAACCACCAAGGCTGTAGGAAGGGCTCGGCAACACGGCAATGTGAATTGGTTCTGCCGTGCTGATAGAAAAAGCAAATGACAATCacattattcaaaacaaattgtctGGGGTTTGCTTTATTTCTCCAGATACCAAGCAAGCTTCAGAACAGATTTCCTTTTGGCACAATGTTGTTGTCAAAGCATACGTGTCAGTCACTTTCAGAAATTAAAATTGTACATATTTATCAAATTACTATCGTAAAATGAAGCATCTGACTGCATGGTTCCCTCAGTAGGCATGCACGGTGACTTCGGCAAAATATTTAGGCCTTGGAAGCACATACCTCGGGTCCAATGGTCCCAATACGTAGCTAAATAAGCATTTGCCTTACTTGGAACTAAGgaagctgcaaaaaaaatcataaaactgATTCATCACCCAGCATTGTGTACTATGTTTATGGCACGAAAATAACGAATGAAATGTGCAatagcccccccaccccccaaaaaaagtatcGGTAACTACAAGGTTtccccttttcctcttttctggAATATCCGGTGCTGGTTCGAACCTTTCTCCTGTGTGTATACGCTATAACCTGGATGCCATACAAGGATAATATAGCCGCCAGACCGTAAGCCTCTTAAGTTGGAGAATAGCCCGATGACCAAGGGACAATTACATAAGGCAAATGATTTCATTGCCAAAAGGCACGTTTTGTTGAGTAAATAAGCATTTCTTCTTCACATTAGGTGTCAAATTGCTTCACTTGCAAATCATCATTactattattttaatcaagtcatatcttgatttttattgatttgtcttttttcctccttttgaaAAACACCTGCAAAATTTGAATATAGATTCTGATTCGTGAACCTCGTTTTCCCCTTCGCCAtcttgcttgcttttttttttttttagcccctGGATGTGCTTTGGCACACAGAGGGCTTTTAAATGGTAACCTTCGTCAGACCCCAATGACGTCACCTTTTTGCTCAAATACATTTAGGAAGTTGCACGGCGCCTCTCGTGAAAGCAGCAGAGCGCATGCCGAGACGGAGTCAGCGTGCAGCTGTGCGGAGAGGCCTCGCCTGTGCGTCGGCGCGGGAGGAGCGGAATGATCACGCAACACGGACTCACTCGTAGGGCTCACCGGCGGCCGAACGTGCGGCGCAGAGCGTGTCGTACCTCGTCGTGTGAAATGCCGAAGCCACGCAGACGTGTTGCCATGCCTTGATCATTTGACAGACTGCGTAGAGAAAAGAGCATTGCGGCACCGGGCGGACGAGAAAGCGACTAAAATCAAAAGCAGTAACGAGCAAATCTCGGACTTCTTCGGACGGATGAAGTGGCTTTGAAATGCTCTGCCGTAGGACTCGCGTGATGACTCCGAGTGGTCGCCTCGCATCCACTTGCGATCCTTCCAATACGTTTGAAACACTCGTGTGTGTTTCCTTTTAGCCAACCCGATGTGCAGTGGCCGATCCTGGACTGCAAATATTTCCCCCGATACGTGAGCCCCCCCTCGCATCCCACGGCTACATCCTAACCTTTTACTCTAATGCCCaacttgcccccccccccttttttttaacccataATCGCCAGCAAAGGCATCATTGTTCTTGTCCACCGCTTGCATATCTGAGCATTAACCTACATTCTCACCCGCCTTTTTTCACAACGGAATCGTCACTTATTAGTATTACTTCGAGAGTTTCACAAACCCAGTAATGAAACAGGAAGTTGAAGCACTCAATTCAGCACCCATATTTTTATtggtgaagggaaaaaaacttgGCGGTTATTTCATATGTTTTGTCAGTGTAAAAACCTCCATCTCCCATCCGCGTCACACGTGTATTTGAACAAAAGGCCCGGTTCGATGTTAAAGAGGCTAATGTGCTAATTGTAGTGTGAAGCTGTCGTAGTAGTAACCATTTGAAATGTTATCGCAGTTAATTGGCGAGGCGCTTTTATCACTATTTGGCCAGGGCGGAGGTGCGTATTGTCCTCCCATGTGCTGTTTAATCTCGTATGTTGTCCGAGGCCAATTCCTTTGTGTCGTCTTGACAGCGCGCCTCGTGAAAAGGCACACATTTTAAAGCGGCGTTGGCCCGAAGCCCCGAGTCACGTCACGCcgtaggagcgtctttgttgCGGCCCCGGCCCCTCTCGCTCTCGTCTGGCGTAATCgggcttttttctttcttttttttttgcgcctgCCTTTGTCCTGCTCCTCATTAGAGAGTCAGTGGTGGAGGAGGGGGCGGCGACCGGGAATAGATGCGCAACCCGCCCCCTCTGCACCCTTACACCATCATTTAGCCTGTCGCCATACAAGGCGAGAACCATGTGACGGTTGTCGCAGCCAGCACGCCACGCCCCCTCCCTCGTGTTGTCGTCACTATCGCAATATTCCGTCTGCGAGGCCGTCGCCGCGATGCTTTTCCTTTGTGCCGCCGTGTCATCGGCGCTGCTGCGGCTGCTCGTCCCTGCGCTGCGTGTCAGGCCCCCGCTGCTATTCTTAGCCCTCGTCCCATGCCGCAGTCGCAAGATCAGGTTACTACACTAGAAGCGCTTTTCATGCAGCCGTCGGCAGGCCACCCTCCCAGCGTGGCGCCACACAGCGCagcttctctctttttcttcctttacCTCCGCCAAGGGCGCCGCTCAAGGCTGTCATAGTGACCGGCGTTCACATCTCACCGTACAAAGCTTAAAATCCAAATACTGCAGCTTCACTCCAGGACACAGCGGTCAGTGCCTTCATGTTTGAGATCCGGTCCCATTCTTGGGTCCTTCTACCCAAGCGGCAGTTGAATGAGCTCGCACCTTCACCATCGCATTGTGCCTGCTTATAACGGCGTTGTAATCACACAACAGATATTTACTTATACAGACGCCATTTGTGAGAACTTGCACAACCCATTCAAGATCCGACAACGTTACGCAAATCCTCTGCATTTTGGCCCGTGACCCGATGTGGCCTTCGTAAAAGCAGAGAGCCCGTGTGGCCTGTTCACACGCTTCGTTTGTGTGCTCGATGGTCATTTCAAACGGCCTTCAAATAGCCACCGC
This region includes:
- the ndufv2 gene encoding NADH dehydrogenase [ubiquinone] flavoprotein 2, mitochondrial; protein product: MFLSSLARSAVSQTARCLHRSAARAGAGGIFVHRDTPDNNADTPFEFTEENKKRIEAIISMYPIGHKQAATIPVLDLAQRQHGWLPVSVMNKVAEVLEVAPMRVYEVATFYTMFLRQPVGKYFIQICTTTPCMLCNSDSILEAIKNKLGIKVGETTADKMFTLIEVECLGACVNAPMVQINDNYYEDLTPKDIEDIIDELRAGGVPPPGPRSGRFSCEPAGGLTSLTEPPKGPGFGVRPDL